The Oenanthe melanoleuca isolate GR-GAL-2019-014 chromosome 15, OMel1.0, whole genome shotgun sequence genome contains a region encoding:
- the SBNO1 gene encoding protein strawberry notch homolog 1 produces MVEPGQDLLLAALSESGISPNDLFDIDSPDVVLANPAPTPAVQQSVPLSALELGLETEAAAAVKQEPETVSTPALLNVRQPPSTTTFVLNQINQLPTLGTTIVVTKTTPVTTSRQTITVAKIIQTSTTTRPSVAAPAVRNALTTAPSKDQIQLKDLLKNNSLNELMKLKPPPNIAQPVATAATDLSNGAVKKEASTKEVARIWINDIKMRSFSPTVKVPAVKEEEEPEEEDEEEMGHAETYAEYMPIKLKIGLRHPDPVVETSSLSSVTPPDVWYQTSISEETIDSGWLSALQLEAITYAAQQHETFLPNGDRAGFLIGDGAGVGKGRTIAGIIYENYLLGRKRAVWFSVSNDLKYDAERDLRDIGAKNILVHSLNKFKYGKISSKHNGSVKKGVIFATYSSLIGESQSGGKYKTRLKQLLHWCGEDFDGVIVFDECHKAKNLCPVGSSKPTKTGLAVLELQNKLPKARVVYASATGASEPRNMAYMNRLGIWGEGTPFREFSDFIQAVERRGVGAMEIVAMDMKLRGMYIARQLSFSGVTFKIDEVLLSQEYVKMYNKSVKLWVSARERFQQAADLIDAEQRMKKSMWGQFWSAHQRFFKYLCIASKVKRVVQLAREEIKNGKCVVIGLQSTGEARTLEALEEGGGELNDFVSTAKGVFQSLIEKHFPAPDRKKLFSLLGIDLTAQSNNNSPRDSPCKENKVKKRKGEEISREAKKARKTGGLAGSSSDESESESDASDNEESDNESSKFLSSGDDDDFNPFRDESSEDDEDDPWLIRKEHKKNKEKKKKKSIDPDSIQSALLASGLGSKRPSCFTSTVGTTTSSTNTSANSNTNSSFVTSQDAVERAQQMKKELLDKLEKLAEDLPPNTLDELIDELGGPENVAEMTGRKGRVVSNDDGSISYESRSELDVPVEILNITEKQRFMDGDKNIAIISEAASSGISLQADRRAKNQRRRVHMTLELPWSADRAIQQFGRTHRSNQVTAPEYVFLISELAGEQRFASIVAKRLESLGALTHGDRRATETRDLSRFNFDNKYGRNALEIVMKSIVNLDSPMVSPPPDFPGDFFKDVRQGLIGVGLINVEDRSGILTLDKDYNNIGKFLNRILGMEVHQQNALFQYFSDTLNAVIQNAKKNGRYDMGILDLGSGDEKVRKADVKKFLTPGYSTSGHVELYTISVERGMSWDEATKMWAEQTGPDDGFYLSLQIRNNKKTAILVKEVNPKKKLFLIYRPNTGKQLKLETCADLKKKYKKVPSEDALPHWLEQYNSSADTCTHAYWRGNCKKAGLGLVCEVGLRCRTYYVLCGSVLSVWTKVEGVLASVSGTNVKMQIVRLRTEDGQRIVGLIIPANCVSPLVNLLSTSDQSQQLAVQQQQIWQQHHPQSITNLNNA; encoded by the exons atgGTGGAGCCAGGACAAGATCTGTTGCTTGCTGCTTTGAGTGAGAGTGGAATCAGTCCAAATGATCTCTTTGATATTGACTCTCCAGATGTGGTTCTTGCAAATCCAGCACCAACTCCAGCTGTTCAGCAG tCAGTACCACTTAGTGCATTAGAACTGGGCCTGGAgactgaggctgcagctgcGGTGAAACAAGAACCTGAGACTGTGTCTACTCCAGCCTTATTAAATGTCCGG CAACCACCATCCACCACAACCTTTGTGCTGAATCAAATAAATCAGCTTCCAACTCTGGGGACGACCATAGTGGTGACAAAAACGACGCCTGTCACGACCTCGAGGCAGACGATCACTGTAGCAAAGATCATCCAGACCAGCACAACCACCCGGCCCTCggtggcagcaccagcagttCGCAATGCCTTGACCACTGCACCTTCCAAGGACCAGATTCAGCTGAAAGATCTGCTCAAGAACAATAGTCTTAATGAACTCATGAAATTGAAACCACCTCCTAATATTGCCCAACCGGTAGCAACAGCAGCAA CTGACCTAAGCAATGGTGCGGTGAAGAAGGAGGCTTCCACAAAAGAGGTAGCAAGAATATGGATAAATGACATTAAAATGAGAAGTTTTTCTCCTACTGTG AAAGTGCCAGCAGTAAAAGAAGAGGAGGAACCTGAGgaagaagatgaggaagaaatgGGCCATGCAGAGACCTACGCTGAATATATGCCAATAAAAT TAAAAATTGGTCTACGTCATCCTGACCCAGTAGTGGAAACCAGCTCATTATCCAGTGTGACTCCTCCTGATGTGTGGTACCAGACATCAATATCAGAGGAAACAATTGACAGTGGTTGGTTGTCAGCTTTGCAGCTGGAAGCAATCACTTATGCAGCCCAG CAACATGAAACATTCCTGCCCAATGGAGACAGAGCTGGATTCTTGATAGGTGATGGTGCTGGTGTAGGAAAAGGAAGGACCATAGCTGGAATAATCTATGAAAATTACTTGTTAGGCAGAAAAAGAGCAGTCTG GTTTAGCGTGTCAAATGATCTGAAATATGATGCTGAAAGAGATTTGAGAGATATTGGAGCAAAAAACATATTGGTGCATTCATTAAACAAG TTCAAGTATGGGAAGATTTCCTCCAAACATAATGGAAGTGTGAAGAAAGGTGTTATCTTTGCTACTTATTCTTCTCTTATTGGGGAGAGTCAGTCTGGTGGTAAATACAAAACCCGATTAAAGCAGCTTCTTCACTGGTGTGGTGAAGACTTTGATGGAGTT ATTGTATTTGACGAGTGTCATAAAGCAAAGAATCTGTGTCCTGTTGGTTCatcaaaaccaacaaaaacagGTCTGGCTGTATTGGAACTTCAAAATAAACTTCCAAAAGCCAGGGTTGTTTATGCCAGTGCCACAG GTGCATCTGAGCCAAGAAACATGGCATACATGAACCGTCTTGGAATATGGGGGGAAGGAACTCCATTTAGGGAATTCAGTGATTTTATTCAGGCTGTTGAAAGAAG AGGTGTTGGTGCCATGGAAATAGTTGCTATGGATATGAAGCTGAGAGGAATGTACATAGCCAGACAGTTGAGTTTTTCAGGTGTAACCTTCAAAATTGACGAAGTTCTGCTGTCACAGGAATACGTTAAAATGTACAATAAATCTGTGAAACTG TGGGTCAGTGCTCGAGAGAGGTTTCAGCAAGCGGCCGATCTCATCGATGCAGAGCAGCGCATGAAAAAGTCCATGTGGGGGCAGTTCTGGTCAGCTCACCAGAGGTTTTTCAAGTACCTTTGCATAGCCTCAAAGGTGAAGAGGGTGGTGCAGCTGGCTCGGGAAGAAATCAAGAATGGCAAA TGCGTTGTCATTGGCCTGCAGTCGACAGGAGAGGCAAGAACATTGGAAGCTTTGGAGGAAGGTGGTGGGGAACTGAATGACTTTGTTTCTACAGCAAA agGAGTATTCCAGTCTCTTATTGAAAAGCACTTTCCAGCTCCTGACAGGAAGAAGCTGTTTAGCTTGTTGGGAATTGACCTGACTGCTCAAAGTAATAACAATTCACCCCGAGACAGCCCTTGCAAGGAGAACAAAGTGAAGAAACGAAAAG GTGAAGAAATAAGCAGAGAAGCCAAAAAAGCCCGCAAAACAGGTGGCCTTGCAGGTAGCAGCTCTGATGAGAGTGAAAGCGAGTCTGATGCTTCAGACAATGAAGAAAGTGACAATGAGAGCTCCAAATTTTTGAGCTCTGGAGATGATGATGACTTCAACCCTTTCAGAGATGAATCCagtgaagatgatgaagatg ATCCCTGGTTGATTAGAAAAgagcataaaaaaaataaagaaaagaaaaagaagaaaagcatagACCCAGATTCTATTCAAAGTGCCTTACTAGCCTCTGGTCTGGGATCCAAACGACCCAGCTGTTTCACTTCCACTGTTGGAACCACCACTTCTAGTACCAACACGTCTG CAAACAGTAacacaaacagcagctttgtAACGAGTCAGGATGCTGTTGAAAGGGCccaacaaatgaaaaaagaattgCTGGATAAACTGGAAAAGCTGGCTGAAGATCTTCCACCTAATACACTGGATGAGCTTATAGATGAGCTGGGTGGTCCTGAAAACGTCGCAGAG ATGACAGGGCGCAAAGGGAGAGTGGTGAGCAATGATGATGGCAGCATCTCCTACGAGTCAAGGTCTGAACTCGATGTGCCTGTTGAAATCCTGAACatcacagaaaagcagaggttTATGGATGGAGACAAG AACATCGCCATCATCTCAGAGGCTGCCAGCTCTGGTATCTCACTGCAAGCAGACCGCAGGGCCAAGAACCAGAGGCGGAGGGTTCACATGACCCTGGAGCTGCCGTGGAGCGCAGACAGAGCCATCCAGCAGTTTG GAAGAACTCATAGATCCAACCAAGTGACTGCTCCAGAGTATGTGTTCCTCATTTCTGAACTGGCAGGAGAGCAAAGATTTGCATCTATAGTTGCAAAAAGACTGGAGAGTTTG GGAGCCCTCACCCATGGGGACAGACGGGCCACAGAAACTCGAGACCTCAGCAGATTCAATTTTGATAACAAG tatGGCAGAAATGCTCTGGAGATTGTTATGAAATCCATTGTGAACTTGGACTCCCCAATGGTCTCACCTCCTCCTGATTTTCCTGGAGACTTCTTCAAAG ATGTTCGTCAGGGATTGATTGGCGTGGGCTTGATAAATGTGGAAGACAGATCTGGAATACTGACACTTGATAAAG attacAACAATATAGGGAAATTTCTGAATCGAATTCTTGGTATGGAAGTCCATCAGCAGAATGCTTTGTTCCAGTACTTCTCTGACACATTAAATGCAGTTATTCAAAATGCTAAAAAGAATGGAAGATATGACATGGGCATCTTAG ATTTGGGCTCTGGGGATGAGAAGGTGAGGAAGGCAGATGTTAAGAAGTTTTTAACTCCTGGATATTCTACCTCTGGACATGTGGAGCTGTACACA ATCAGTGTGGAGAGAGGAATGTCTTGGGATGAAGCAACAAAGATGTGGGCAGAGCAGACAGGTCCAGATGATGGATTTTATTTATCACTACAG ataagaAATAACAAGAAAACAGCAATTCTAGTAAAAGAAGTGAATCctaaaaagaagctttttttgATATACAGACCAAATACTGGGAAACAACTCAAACTAGAAACATGTGCAgacctgaaaaagaaatataagaaG GTACCCTCTGAGGATGCTCTGCCACACTGGCTGGAGCAGTACAACTCCTCTGCCGACACCTGCACCCACGCCTACTG gagAGGCAATTGCaagaaggcagggctggggctggtgtgTGAGGTGGGGCTGCGCTGCAGAACCTACTACGTGCTGTGTGGCTCCGTGCTGAGCGTGTGGACGAAGGTGGAAGGAGTCCTGGCCTCCGTCAGCGGCACCAACGTCAAAATGCAGATCGTCCGCCTGAGGACAGAGGATGGGCAGAGGATCGTAG GTTTGATCATTCCTGCAAATTGTGTGTCCCCCCTCGTGAACCTCCTGTCGACGTCCGACCAGTCGCAGCAGCTcgcagtgcagcagcagcagatatGGCAGCAGCACCACCCCCAGAGCATCACCAACCTCAACAATGCCTGA